In a genomic window of Salegentibacter salegens:
- a CDS encoding polysaccharide pyruvyl transferase family protein encodes MKIGIITHPLIYNYGGILQNYALQDILKEMGHEVYTIDRLPKTPIKTKFLSLGKRILLKLSGKNIKLRGWQSNEEFKIINKNTRGFVENNIILTEGITNNSEINKIHRKYKFDAYVVGSDQVWRRNEARGNNLEFLDFLEDNNEVKKIAYSASFGVSEWEFNEEETKKFKRLAQLFDPISVREDAAVQLCQDYLNVEAQHLVDPTMLLTKDKFISVVEAKNIKKSDGNLFSYVLDRNETKKKIIDNISEELGMKYFEVMPEQNFKIELEHGFDIHQCVFPEIEEWLRAFIDAKFVITDSFHGTAFAILFNKPFIAIVNKRRGASRFYSLLKTFGLENRAITEEDSIDFKLISEEIDFAKVNRILNQEREKSKNFLKEALND; translated from the coding sequence ATGAAAATAGGAATTATCACTCATCCACTAATCTATAATTATGGAGGGATATTACAAAACTATGCCCTCCAGGATATCTTAAAAGAAATGGGGCATGAAGTTTATACCATCGATAGGCTGCCTAAAACACCTATCAAAACTAAATTTTTGTCTTTAGGGAAAAGAATCTTGCTGAAATTAAGCGGAAAAAATATCAAATTAAGGGGGTGGCAGTCCAATGAAGAATTTAAAATTATAAATAAAAATACAAGAGGGTTTGTTGAAAACAATATCATTCTTACAGAAGGAATTACAAATAATTCTGAAATAAATAAAATTCATAGAAAGTATAAGTTTGATGCTTATGTGGTGGGGAGCGACCAGGTATGGAGACGCAATGAAGCAAGAGGGAATAATCTTGAATTTCTTGACTTTCTTGAAGATAACAATGAGGTAAAAAAAATAGCTTATTCGGCTTCTTTTGGAGTATCCGAATGGGAATTTAATGAAGAAGAAACAAAGAAATTTAAAAGATTGGCCCAATTATTTGATCCTATTTCTGTGCGAGAAGATGCTGCTGTTCAACTTTGCCAGGATTATTTAAATGTTGAGGCACAACATCTAGTAGATCCCACAATGTTATTGACAAAAGATAAGTTTATTTCTGTGGTTGAGGCTAAAAATATCAAAAAGAGCGACGGAAATTTATTTTCTTATGTATTAGATAGAAATGAAACTAAGAAGAAAATAATTGATAATATAAGTGAGGAATTAGGAATGAAATACTTTGAAGTGATGCCGGAACAAAACTTTAAGATAGAATTAGAGCATGGTTTCGACATTCATCAATGTGTCTTCCCTGAAATTGAAGAATGGTTAAGAGCTTTTATAGATGCTAAATTTGTGATTACCGATTCTTTTCATGGAACTGCTTTTGCTATACTTTTTAACAAGCCTTTTATAGCTATTGTTAATAAAAGAAGAGGTGCATCAAGATTTTACTCATTACTAAAAACTTTCGGATTAGAAAATAGGGCAATTACCGAAGAAGACTCAATAGATTTTAAATTAATTAGCGAAGAAATTGATTTTGCTAAGGTGAATAGAATTCTGAATCAAGAAAGAGAAAAATCAAAAAACTTTTTAAAAGAAGCTTTAAATGACTAA
- a CDS encoding glycosyltransferase, producing MTKLKLSIIVPVYNIEEDLSFCLNSILTQDFKDYELLIINDGSTDNSGDICEDYALKDNRINVYHQKNAGVSAARNLGLEKARGEWICFVDGDDELYPNSLTIVFEEAKKRLSQVIIARAFTYEKGKIKKEKYKFDDSFLEVTFDGYRLITEKSYKRGTVWGCLFKRDFLEQKRV from the coding sequence ATGACTAAGCTTAAATTGTCTATAATTGTTCCTGTATATAATATAGAAGAGGACCTCTCTTTTTGTTTAAATTCAATACTTACACAAGATTTTAAAGATTATGAATTATTAATAATTAATGATGGAAGCACTGATAATTCAGGCGATATTTGTGAAGATTATGCTTTAAAAGATAACAGAATAAATGTTTATCATCAAAAAAATGCAGGGGTAAGTGCAGCAAGAAACTTAGGTTTAGAAAAAGCCAGGGGCGAATGGATTTGCTTTGTAGATGGAGATGATGAATTATATCCAAACTCGTTAACTATAGTTTTTGAAGAAGCTAAAAAACGGCTTTCCCAAGTGATCATCGCCAGGGCTTTTACTTATGAAAAAGGCAAAATAAAAAAAGAAAAATATAAATTTGATGATTCTTTTTTAGAAGTGACTTTTGACGGTTATAGATTGATTACTGAAAAATCTTATAAAAGAGGGACGGTTTGGGGGTGTCTTTTTAAGCGTGATTTCTTAGAACAGAAGAGGGTGTAA
- a CDS encoding IS256 family transposase produces the protein MTQEEIKELKEKALKQFLSGESLTGKNGAFAPMLREFMEEALEAEMSSHLSDEEKGSKAGNKRNGKGKKTLKSSQGDVTINTPQDRNSTFEPEIVAKRQRILADNLEKQIIGMYGMGNSLRDISAHIEEMYDSKISTHVLSDITDRVIPKVKEWQDRPLEPVYCILWLDAMHFKVREEGKVKHKALYNILGINKAGRKEVLGMYISESEGANFWLQVLTQLNNRGLKDILIACTDNLTGFSEAIHSVYPKTDIQLCIVHQIRNSMKYVASKDQKDFMKDLKLVYKADTKDQAESALLDLEEKWGKRYPIVIRSWNDNWDRLSAYFEYTAPIRKLIYTTNAVEAFHRQVRKVTKTKGAFTNDMALLKLVYLATRRIEKKWNAPLQNWGLVVQQLAIKFEGRLELDLATNETKN, from the coding sequence ATGACACAAGAAGAGATTAAGGAATTAAAGGAAAAAGCATTAAAACAATTTTTATCAGGAGAATCCCTAACCGGCAAAAACGGCGCTTTTGCTCCAATGCTTAGGGAGTTTATGGAAGAGGCCCTGGAAGCAGAAATGTCTTCGCACCTTTCCGATGAAGAAAAAGGCTCAAAAGCAGGTAATAAGCGTAATGGCAAAGGCAAAAAGACCCTAAAGAGCAGCCAAGGGGACGTCACCATTAACACGCCCCAGGATCGTAACAGTACCTTTGAGCCGGAGATCGTAGCGAAACGCCAGCGTATCCTGGCCGATAATTTAGAAAAGCAGATTATAGGCATGTACGGGATGGGCAATAGCCTGCGGGATATCTCAGCTCATATAGAGGAAATGTATGATTCCAAGATATCCACACACGTTCTAAGTGATATTACGGACCGGGTGATTCCCAAGGTTAAGGAATGGCAGGATCGCCCCTTGGAGCCGGTATATTGCATCCTATGGCTCGACGCGATGCACTTCAAGGTACGCGAAGAAGGCAAAGTAAAGCACAAGGCCTTGTATAATATTTTAGGAATAAATAAAGCTGGAAGAAAGGAAGTGCTGGGTATGTATATCTCGGAAAGTGAAGGGGCCAATTTTTGGCTTCAGGTGCTGACCCAATTAAACAACCGTGGCTTAAAAGATATTCTGATTGCCTGTACGGATAATCTTACGGGCTTTAGTGAAGCCATTCATTCTGTTTATCCCAAGACTGATATTCAGCTATGTATTGTCCACCAGATCCGCAATAGTATGAAGTATGTGGCCAGTAAGGATCAAAAAGATTTTATGAAAGACCTTAAACTGGTGTACAAGGCTGACACCAAAGACCAGGCTGAATCGGCTTTACTGGATCTGGAAGAAAAATGGGGCAAAAGATATCCCATAGTGATCCGTTCCTGGAATGATAACTGGGACCGATTGAGTGCTTATTTTGAATATACCGCACCCATTAGAAAACTCATATACACCACAAATGCCGTAGAGGCTTTTCACCGGCAGGTAAGAAAAGTAACCAAGACCAAAGGCGCTTTTACCAATGATATGGCACTATTGAAGCTGGTTTACCTAGCTACCAGAAGAATTGAAAAGAAATGGAACGCCCCACTGCAGAACTGGGGTTTGGTAGTTCAACAATTAGCTATTAAATTTGAAGGTCGGCTAGAGTTGGACTTAGCCACCAATGAAACGAAAAACTAA